The Deinococcus malanensis genome segment GGAAATCCTGCGACAGATCCGTCCCCGTACCACCCGCGCCGTAGTCATGACGCCCAGTCGTTTGCCAGGTGCCCATCCAGTCGGTCGTGCGGTTGTGCCCCTCGATTTCATGGTCGATTTCCGTTTGCGAATCGTTGACAAAGCTGAAAAATCCGGTGATGTTGCCGCTGGCTCCGGTCCCGCGGACGGTAGGGCGGGCGCTGCTGCTGGCAGCACGCAGTCGCGCTTCATAGATGCCGTAGCCGTATCTGGCAACAGTACCGAGTTCTGCAGCACTGGCCCGGCGGCCAGCGTCAACCTTCAATTTCATGATCAGATAGCCACCCACCACGGTGACGTTGCCCGGGTTCCAACTGCCACTCAGACCATCTTTGGCCCAGAACGGGGTCCATCCGCCGTTCGAGACCCACCAGCGAGTGGTGTTCAGGGTAGTAAAGTCGTCGCGCCAGCTTCCTGAAACCGTGCGGCTAAGGGGCTTTGCGGCTGCATTGAGGTTAGGGGCCAGGACTGTAGAAGTGGTGGGGTCCGGGGTACTCGAGCAGGAAGCCGGCAGCAGGCCCAGGAACGCAGCGACAGCCAGATTCTTAAAT includes the following:
- a CDS encoding glycoside hydrolase family 16 protein, encoding MRTPFKNLAVAAFLGLLPASCSSTPDPTTSTVLAPNLNAAAKPLSRTVSGSWRDDFTTLNTTRWWVSNGGWTPFWAKDGLSGSWNPGNVTVVGGYLIMKLKVDAGRRASAAELGTVARYGYGIYEARLRAASSSARPTVRGTGASGNITGFFSFVNDSQTEIDHEIEGHNRTTDWMGTWQTTGRHDYGAGGTGTDLSQDFHIYRWNWTPTKVDFYIDGVLKRRITSVVPTREAHLMFNLWPTNTTLWGGKSTPGTQYMLVDYVSFTPGH